In a genomic window of Chryseobacterium sp. G0162:
- a CDS encoding DUF2268 domain-containing putative Zn-dependent protease (predicted Zn-dependent protease with a strongly conserved HExxH motif): protein MKTHHILAALLLTFGMTNAQTGFSTDPLGAVFETKDTENFWKAFDKMDTSKQNPFIDYMKNGSPGVKGFTENRIINADSLYTMVKKRKADYLESRNVLSGLKQKEKRIRSIYSGMKYWYPQAKFPPIYFVYGRFNTGGTFTNDGVMIGTENLRNLDGIVGLISHELVHFQQDIKGKDNLLKYCLMEGSADFISELVSGETNNSPFYQYGEAHSDALYREFVTVLKTSSPMDWLYGTTKKDDRPNDLGYWMGYKISEAYFNKQLDKHKAVQDILHITDPLKFLKESGFLDSYIKEYTKKNNMKFEDFFKE, encoded by the coding sequence ATGAAGACTCATCATATCCTTGCTGCCTTACTTTTGACCTTCGGGATGACAAACGCTCAAACCGGTTTTTCTACAGATCCTTTGGGTGCTGTTTTTGAAACAAAAGATACCGAAAACTTCTGGAAAGCATTTGATAAAATGGATACCTCAAAACAAAATCCTTTTATAGACTATATGAAAAATGGTTCTCCTGGAGTGAAGGGTTTTACGGAAAACCGAATCATCAATGCTGATTCCTTATATACGATGGTAAAAAAGAGAAAAGCAGATTATCTGGAAAGCCGTAATGTATTGTCAGGATTAAAGCAAAAAGAAAAAAGAATCCGATCTATTTACAGTGGAATGAAATATTGGTATCCTCAAGCTAAATTTCCACCAATCTATTTTGTATACGGAAGATTCAACACTGGTGGGACTTTTACTAATGACGGAGTGATGATTGGAACAGAAAACCTTAGAAACCTGGATGGAATTGTTGGCCTTATTTCTCATGAATTGGTTCATTTTCAGCAAGACATTAAAGGGAAAGATAATTTACTGAAATACTGCCTTATGGAAGGAAGTGCAGATTTTATCAGTGAACTGGTCTCAGGAGAGACGAATAACAGCCCATTTTATCAATATGGTGAGGCTCATTCTGATGCATTATACAGAGAATTCGTAACCGTATTAAAAACAAGCAGTCCTATGGATTGGCTTTACGGAACTACTAAAAAGGACGACCGTCCCAATGACCTAGGATATTGGATGGGATATAAGATTAGTGAGGCCTATTTCAATAAACAGCTAGATAAACATAAAGCGGTTCAGGATATTTTACATATTACAGATCCTTTAAAGTTCTTAAAAGAAAGTGGTTTCCTGGATTCCTATATCAAAGAATACACTAAGAAAAACAATATGAAATTCGAAGACTTTTTTAAAGAATAA
- a CDS encoding translation initiation factor produces the protein MDLRDQLKNLFPEHEEQDFEMPEEEFKQKEPLVCKFEKKGRNGKPVTIVEGWEGSEEDLKKISKKIKTTLGIGGSEKDGTIIIQGDNRDKIMAILKDMGYKTKRVGG, from the coding sequence ATGGATTTACGTGATCAATTGAAGAATCTTTTTCCTGAACATGAAGAGCAGGATTTTGAAATGCCTGAAGAAGAATTCAAGCAGAAAGAACCTTTAGTGTGCAAATTTGAGAAGAAGGGAAGAAATGGTAAGCCTGTAACCATTGTTGAAGGCTGGGAAGGGAGTGAGGAGGACCTTAAAAAAATCTCAAAGAAAATAAAAACCACCTTAGGAATAGGCGGTTCTGAAAAGGACGGAACGATTATCATCCAGGGAGATAACCGTGATAAAATAATGGCTATCCTTAAAGATATGGGTTATAAAACCAAACGTGTTGGCGGATAG
- a CDS encoding leucine-rich repeat domain-containing protein, producing the protein MKKFFLLISILSLSQVSAQIDPVKYPTFTNIEDALNSKKAVYSMSFREKGLFNLPPQIVKLDSLFFLNMMANKFERMDKELFTLKELEFLNVNENSIKYIPDEISQLKKLTTFSMNLNSLTSINPNIAKLQNLKVVHFDANNLNTFPEALMEISTLEEINLQGNQISFIADRLYQIKNLKFLNLANNQINDIGSLSFPKKIKYLELQQNAIVTLSENLFKAEELEFLNISDNNITQISSRIKGLKKIVSMNLANNKLKDIPVEISQLKNLKTLILTGNPIEKSKIEKLKTLLPETQVYF; encoded by the coding sequence ATGAAAAAGTTTTTTTTACTCATTTCCATTTTATCACTTTCTCAGGTCAGCGCTCAGATTGATCCTGTTAAATATCCTACTTTTACCAATATTGAAGATGCTCTGAATAGTAAAAAAGCTGTTTACAGCATGAGTTTCAGAGAAAAAGGATTGTTTAATCTTCCTCCTCAGATTGTAAAACTGGATTCATTATTCTTTCTAAATATGATGGCGAATAAGTTTGAAAGAATGGATAAGGAGCTTTTTACACTGAAAGAACTGGAATTTTTGAATGTAAATGAAAACAGCATCAAGTATATTCCGGATGAAATTAGCCAGCTTAAAAAGTTGACTACATTTTCTATGAATCTGAACAGTCTAACCAGTATCAATCCCAATATTGCAAAGCTGCAAAATCTGAAAGTTGTTCATTTTGATGCCAATAACCTTAATACATTTCCTGAGGCATTGATGGAAATTTCCACTTTAGAAGAAATAAATTTACAGGGAAATCAGATTAGTTTTATCGCTGACCGGTTGTATCAGATTAAAAATCTAAAGTTTTTAAACCTGGCCAATAACCAGATCAATGACATAGGAAGTCTCTCGTTTCCCAAAAAAATTAAATATCTTGAATTGCAGCAGAATGCCATTGTCACACTGTCGGAGAACTTGTTTAAAGCTGAAGAACTTGAATTTCTGAACATAAGTGACAATAATATCACACAAATTTCATCCAGAATAAAAGGATTAAAGAAGATTGTCAGTATGAATCTGGCCAACAATAAACTGAAAGATATTCCTGTAGAAATCAGCCAGCTTAAAAACCTGAAAACTTTGATTCTTACAGGAAATCCTATAGAAAAATCTAAAATTGAAAAATTAAAAACGTTACTGCCGGAAACCCAGGTTTATTTCTAA
- a CDS encoding alkaline phosphatase PhoX — protein MKKKLLTIGALALLAGSTIQAQTIIFDKGTSWSYKDLDQAQPDAWKTQNYDISSWPVGNAPLGYGDPVTTTIHGGATGLVTAYFAKDFNVNLSTLSDNMELGVMRDDGIVVYLNGVEVVRDNMPAGVITFNTLSSTTIDGAAENVYNIFSIPKSKFINGVNRISVELHNRSVTSSDLRIDAYLKTTSTSTPTPVVCNGSHISCFTSIVPTAQTGKLIIPAEHKYQLILKEGDNYTEGGGLVGGQNDFTAYVAKSGSSTNGYLSVNHETNPGGVTMAEVNYNAGTKLWQLTRSRAVSFSDPSLVQTIRNCSGGITPWGTVITAEESVTSNDANGDGYKDYGWLVEIDPATAQVISKNADGSKGKLWQMGIMNHENVVINSAGTTAYYGEDGGTHMVYKYVMDTPNNLSSGNLYVLKLDQGLTAAGDPAGTTATWIPVPNKTKADQNNTANLAQSLGGTRFNGVEDVDISPLDGKIYFTAKGLDRVYRLKDDGTTGSQVETFVGGANSVYSFETAQGTKSESWGDGNDNLTFDELGNLWVLQDGGKNYIWVIAPDHTQANPKVKLFASMPAGSEPTGLTFTPDHKFGFFSVQHPNSTISTDVDATGNTIDYRGKSATVVIALKDNLGTQGTLGTIENITAENTVTVAPNPTSGMVKINSPKGLKDISVTAYSIDGKIVYTKKFNGVNKALDLDFTSQLEGSRVLILNIEAEGGFQKTVKLLKK, from the coding sequence ATGAAGAAAAAACTACTAACAATTGGAGCTTTAGCTCTGCTTGCCGGGTCAACTATTCAGGCACAGACCATTATTTTTGATAAAGGAACGTCCTGGAGCTACAAAGATCTGGATCAGGCACAACCGGATGCATGGAAAACTCAAAACTATGACATCTCTTCATGGCCTGTTGGTAATGCACCATTAGGATATGGTGATCCTGTTACTACTACCATTCATGGAGGGGCTACCGGATTGGTTACAGCATATTTTGCAAAAGATTTTAATGTAAACTTATCCACACTTTCCGATAATATGGAGCTTGGAGTAATGAGAGACGACGGTATTGTAGTGTATCTTAACGGGGTGGAAGTAGTAAGAGATAATATGCCTGCCGGAGTCATTACATTCAATACTTTGTCCAGTACAACCATTGATGGGGCTGCAGAGAATGTATATAATATTTTTTCTATTCCAAAATCAAAATTCATAAACGGAGTTAACAGAATTTCTGTTGAATTGCATAATAGAAGTGTAACCAGTTCAGATCTTAGAATTGATGCTTATCTGAAAACAACATCTACCAGCACACCTACACCTGTAGTGTGCAACGGATCACATATCAGCTGTTTTACTTCTATTGTACCTACTGCACAGACTGGTAAACTTATCATTCCTGCAGAACATAAATACCAGCTTATCCTGAAGGAAGGCGATAATTATACTGAAGGTGGCGGATTGGTAGGAGGCCAGAACGACTTTACAGCTTACGTAGCCAAATCAGGAAGTAGTACAAATGGATATCTTTCAGTAAACCACGAAACAAACCCTGGTGGTGTTACCATGGCTGAGGTTAATTATAATGCTGGTACAAAACTTTGGCAGTTAACAAGATCAAGAGCCGTAAGTTTCTCAGATCCTAGCTTGGTGCAGACGATCAGAAACTGTTCAGGAGGAATTACTCCCTGGGGAACTGTCATAACAGCAGAAGAATCTGTAACCTCTAATGATGCAAATGGAGACGGATATAAAGACTATGGATGGCTTGTAGAAATTGATCCTGCAACAGCACAGGTTATTTCTAAAAATGCTGACGGTTCTAAAGGTAAACTTTGGCAAATGGGAATCATGAACCATGAAAATGTGGTGATTAATAGTGCTGGAACTACTGCATATTATGGAGAAGATGGAGGAACTCACATGGTGTATAAATATGTAATGGATACTCCAAATAACCTTTCTTCCGGGAATCTTTATGTATTAAAATTAGATCAGGGATTAACAGCAGCAGGAGATCCGGCGGGAACTACAGCAACATGGATTCCAGTGCCTAATAAAACAAAAGCAGACCAAAATAACACCGCAAACCTTGCTCAATCATTAGGAGGAACAAGATTTAATGGAGTAGAAGATGTAGATATAAGCCCATTGGATGGTAAAATTTATTTTACGGCAAAAGGATTAGACAGGGTATATCGTTTAAAGGATGACGGAACTACAGGTTCTCAGGTGGAAACATTCGTAGGAGGTGCTAATTCTGTATACTCTTTTGAAACCGCACAGGGAACAAAATCTGAATCGTGGGGAGATGGAAATGACAACCTTACTTTTGATGAACTTGGAAACCTTTGGGTACTTCAGGATGGGGGTAAAAACTATATCTGGGTCATTGCTCCGGATCATACACAGGCCAATCCAAAAGTAAAACTATTTGCTTCTATGCCGGCAGGATCTGAACCTACAGGATTAACGTTTACTCCGGATCATAAATTTGGTTTCTTCTCTGTTCAGCATCCGAATTCTACCATTTCTACAGATGTTGATGCTACAGGAAATACTATTGATTACAGAGGGAAATCCGCAACGGTTGTCATTGCTCTTAAAGATAACTTAGGAACCCAAGGAACACTGGGAACTATTGAAAATATAACCGCTGAAAATACAGTAACGGTAGCTCCGAATCCTACTTCAGGAATGGTGAAGATCAATTCGCCAAAAGGCTTAAAAGATATTTCGGTAACCGCTTATAGTATAGATGGTAAAATTGTTTATACTAAGAAATTCAATGGAGTGAACAAGGCATTAGACCTTGACTTTACCTCACAATTGGAAGGATCTCGTGTTTTAATTCTGAATATTGAAGCAGAAGGAGGATTCCAGAAAACGGTAAAACTTTTAAAGAAGTAA
- a CDS encoding cytochrome-c peroxidase — protein MRSYPLLVVILLIGFAVMSFNPVYKGKVSENTVINKGLSDFKGKLEQLKSDVHNFSEDRISLEELQESLRNTRNSFKEIEFYIAYHYPEFTKSHLNAAPLFHIEAAGTSAYTLPPEGLQVLDELIFSEEAGDEKEKIKTITDFLYNSYSGFYLSAMKNGMSKGNNKTLPLRIELIRIYSLGVTGFDTPGSLNISEEASHALSGMQKYINDDAYFKNYNTQKANQILTEAIRYLSKSRDFETFDRIEFYKKYIQPLYEELGRWDGRPDDLKEFSGWNINNKNLFSSDFLDPYFYTLLKSSEDNQDLRNLGKSIFYDQNLSGNEKMSCATCHLQENAFTDLKAKSASNVEGKTVLRNSPSLYNAVFAKRFFYDLRAFYLEQQAEHVIYNADEFNTSYESIIQKLKTKPEYKKAFRTAFKDGKINKENFSKAVSSYVASLYSFDSDFDRFMRNEKDVSEEVKKGFNLFMGKANCATCHFAPHFSGLVPPFFNENESEVLGVTTQPIKKLPIELDQDLGRGNSPVKKEKSWIYDYSFKTVTVRNIALTKPYFHNGAFNTLEEVLDFYNEGGGEGLGLKMKNQTLAPDKLNLTQTEMNQIIAFLNALTDVSKAK, from the coding sequence ATGAGATCTTATCCACTGCTTGTTGTCATCCTTTTGATAGGATTTGCAGTAATGTCTTTTAATCCTGTTTACAAAGGAAAAGTAAGTGAGAATACAGTTATTAATAAAGGATTATCTGATTTTAAAGGGAAGCTTGAACAGCTGAAGTCAGATGTCCATAATTTCTCTGAAGATCGTATTTCCCTTGAAGAGCTGCAGGAATCATTAAGGAACACAAGAAATTCATTTAAGGAAATAGAATTTTATATTGCCTATCATTATCCCGAATTCACCAAGTCTCACCTCAATGCAGCTCCTTTGTTTCATATTGAAGCTGCGGGCACATCAGCTTATACACTTCCGCCGGAAGGACTACAGGTTTTAGATGAATTGATATTTTCTGAAGAAGCAGGAGATGAGAAAGAAAAGATCAAAACAATTACCGATTTTTTATACAACAGTTATTCAGGCTTTTATCTGAGTGCTATGAAAAACGGGATGAGTAAAGGAAACAACAAAACATTGCCATTGCGTATAGAATTGATCAGGATCTATTCTCTGGGAGTAACAGGTTTTGACACTCCGGGCTCATTGAATATTTCTGAAGAAGCCAGTCATGCCCTTTCAGGAATGCAAAAATATATCAATGATGATGCTTATTTCAAAAATTATAATACCCAAAAAGCAAATCAGATATTAACAGAGGCTATCCGTTATCTTTCAAAAAGTAGAGATTTTGAAACCTTTGATAGAATTGAGTTTTATAAAAAATATATTCAGCCTTTGTATGAAGAATTAGGAAGGTGGGATGGCAGACCTGATGATCTGAAAGAATTCTCAGGCTGGAATATCAATAATAAAAACCTTTTTAGCAGTGATTTTTTAGATCCTTATTTTTATACATTACTGAAATCTTCAGAAGATAATCAGGATCTCCGTAATCTTGGAAAATCGATTTTCTATGACCAGAATTTAAGTGGTAATGAGAAAATGAGCTGTGCAACATGCCATCTTCAGGAAAATGCTTTTACAGACCTTAAAGCTAAGTCGGCAAGTAACGTGGAGGGTAAAACAGTATTGAGGAATTCACCGTCTTTATACAATGCCGTTTTTGCCAAAAGATTTTTTTATGACCTGCGTGCTTTTTATCTTGAACAGCAGGCTGAACATGTGATTTATAACGCAGATGAGTTTAATACAAGCTACGAAAGTATCATTCAAAAGTTAAAAACAAAACCTGAATATAAAAAAGCATTCCGTACCGCTTTTAAAGATGGGAAAATTAATAAAGAAAATTTTTCAAAAGCTGTAAGCTCCTACGTTGCATCCTTATATTCTTTTGATAGTGATTTTGACCGTTTCATGAGAAATGAAAAAGATGTTTCGGAAGAGGTGAAAAAAGGATTCAACCTGTTTATGGGAAAAGCGAATTGTGCAACCTGCCATTTTGCACCTCATTTTTCGGGGTTGGTCCCACCATTTTTTAATGAAAACGAATCTGAAGTGCTGGGTGTGACTACTCAACCTATTAAAAAACTTCCTATAGAACTGGATCAGGATTTGGGAAGAGGAAACAGTCCTGTGAAAAAAGAAAAATCATGGATTTATGATTACTCTTTCAAAACCGTTACTGTAAGAAATATTGCCCTTACAAAACCTTATTTTCATAATGGAGCATTCAATACTTTAGAAGAAGTTCTTGATTTCTATAATGAAGGCGGAGGGGAAGGATTGGGGCTCAAGATGAAAAACCAGACACTGGCTCCGGATAAACTAAATCTTACCCAAACGGAAATGAACCAAATAATTGCCTTTCTGAATGCACTTACAGATGTGAGTAAAGCAAAGTAG
- a CDS encoding nucleoside phosphorylase, with protein MLNKLAASELILNEDGSVYHLNLLPEDIADKIILVGDPDRVAKVSKYFDTVEIKKNKREFYTHTGTLRGERITVMSTGIGTENIDIVMNELDALVNIDLKNKEFKTEHKALELFRMGTCGSVNPDVQVDNMLVTQNVVGLDGLMHFYQDYSFENEFSKSFMERFPYEKIKPMLYFSDWAEEMGEYYKDAKYHGNTATFPGFYAPQGRQLRLKAVDDQFLETLNDLGVTNFEMETSAIYAFSKLLGHKAITVNNVVANRRRGEFSTDHHNSEKNLITWVLDRIIK; from the coding sequence ATGCTAAACAAACTTGCTGCTTCAGAACTTATTCTGAATGAAGACGGAAGTGTATACCACTTGAATCTTTTACCTGAAGATATTGCTGATAAAATTATTCTTGTGGGTGACCCGGACAGAGTAGCAAAGGTTTCAAAATACTTTGACACCGTAGAAATCAAAAAAAATAAAAGAGAATTTTACACGCATACAGGAACGCTTCGTGGGGAAAGAATCACAGTAATGTCTACGGGTATCGGAACAGAAAACATCGATATCGTAATGAACGAACTGGATGCCTTAGTAAACATCGATCTTAAAAATAAGGAATTCAAAACAGAGCACAAAGCCCTTGAATTATTCCGTATGGGAACCTGTGGAAGTGTAAATCCTGATGTACAGGTTGATAATATGCTGGTTACCCAAAACGTAGTAGGATTAGATGGTTTAATGCACTTCTACCAAGACTACAGCTTTGAGAATGAGTTTTCAAAAAGCTTCATGGAGAGATTTCCTTATGAAAAAATCAAACCTATGTTGTACTTCTCAGACTGGGCAGAAGAAATGGGTGAATATTACAAAGATGCCAAATACCACGGAAATACGGCTACATTCCCGGGATTCTATGCTCCCCAGGGAAGACAGCTTCGTCTAAAGGCGGTAGATGACCAATTCCTTGAAACACTGAACGACCTTGGAGTTACAAACTTTGAAATGGAAACTTCCGCGATCTATGCATTTTCAAAACTATTAGGACACAAAGCTATTACCGTAAATAACGTAGTGGCTAACAGAAGACGTGGAGAGTTCTCTACAGACCACCACAATTCTGAGAAAAACCTTATTACCTGGGTTCTTGACAGAATTATTAAATAA
- a CDS encoding DNA-3-methyladenine glycosylase I, translating into MEKMRCGWCEKDDLYRKYHDEEWGKPVYDDETIFEFLILESFQAGLSWYTILSKRENFRKAFDHFDYHKIADYSEKKIEELMNNSGIIRNRLKILATITNAQKFIEVQKEFGSFSKYIWGFIGGIPIDNTPKTLADIPATTEVSDIISKDLKKRGFKFVGSTVIYAHMQATGMVNDHIETCFLRR; encoded by the coding sequence ATGGAAAAAATGCGTTGCGGGTGGTGTGAAAAAGATGATCTTTACAGGAAATACCATGATGAAGAGTGGGGAAAGCCCGTTTACGATGATGAAACTATTTTTGAATTCCTTATTCTCGAAAGTTTTCAGGCAGGTTTGAGCTGGTATACCATCCTTTCTAAAAGAGAAAATTTCAGAAAAGCATTTGATCATTTTGATTATCATAAAATCGCTGATTATTCTGAAAAGAAAATAGAAGAGTTGATGAATAATTCAGGAATTATTAGAAACAGACTTAAAATATTAGCTACAATAACCAATGCTCAAAAATTTATAGAAGTTCAGAAAGAATTTGGAAGCTTTTCAAAATATATCTGGGGATTTATTGGGGGAATTCCCATTGATAATACCCCAAAAACTTTAGCGGATATCCCCGCAACCACAGAAGTTTCGGATATAATTTCCAAAGATCTGAAGAAAAGAGGATTTAAATTCGTTGGCTCAACAGTTATTTATGCCCATATGCAGGCAACAGGTATGGTCAATGACCATATAGAAACTTGTTTCCTTAGAAGGTGA
- a CDS encoding enoyl-ACP reductase — protein MSYGLLKGKKGIIFGALNEQSIAWKVAERCHEEGAEFILSNAPIALRMGELNGLAEKTGSEVIAADATSIEDLEKLFDAAVAKFGKIDFILHSIGMSINVRKGKHYTEMNYDWLEKGWDISAVSFHKVMRVAWEKDCMNEWGSILALTYIAAQRTFPDYNDMSDNKAYLESIARTFGNYWGERKVRVNTVSQSPTMTTAGSGVKGFGGFLGYAEDMSPLGNATALECADYCVTLFSDLTKKVTMQNLFHDGGFSSSGVTQKVIGKYDAE, from the coding sequence ATGTCATACGGTTTACTTAAAGGCAAAAAGGGAATTATATTTGGAGCCCTTAATGAACAATCTATCGCATGGAAAGTTGCTGAGAGATGTCATGAGGAAGGTGCAGAATTCATCTTATCTAATGCTCCTATCGCTTTGAGAATGGGAGAACTTAATGGTTTAGCTGAAAAAACAGGTTCTGAAGTGATTGCTGCAGATGCTACTTCTATAGAAGATCTTGAGAAACTTTTTGATGCTGCTGTTGCAAAATTTGGTAAAATCGACTTTATCCTTCATTCCATCGGAATGTCTATCAACGTAAGAAAAGGAAAACATTATACGGAAATGAATTACGATTGGTTGGAAAAAGGCTGGGATATTTCAGCAGTTTCTTTCCATAAAGTAATGCGTGTGGCTTGGGAGAAAGACTGTATGAATGAATGGGGAAGCATCCTGGCACTTACTTATATTGCAGCTCAGAGAACATTCCCGGACTACAACGATATGTCTGATAACAAAGCTTATCTGGAAAGTATCGCAAGAACTTTCGGAAATTACTGGGGAGAAAGAAAAGTACGTGTTAACACGGTTTCTCAGTCTCCAACAATGACCACTGCAGGTAGCGGTGTGAAAGGTTTCGGAGGATTCCTTGGTTACGCTGAAGACATGTCTCCACTAGGAAATGCTACAGCTCTTGAATGTGCAGACTATTGTGTAACTTTATTCTCTGATCTTACTAAAAAAGTAACGATGCAGAATCTTTTCCATGATGGAGGATTCAGCAGTTCAGGGGTTACTCAGAAAGTGATTGGTAAATATGATGCTGAATAA
- a CDS encoding glycoside hydrolase family 30 protein: protein MRKLIVSCFVIGIAINVNAQNYWKKHEGKTAKVIVTNSKVNERMVDKGPVKFEQFGQPKETEACIFVAPGFKYQKLIGIGGAITDASAETFYKMPKNKQKEILEAYFGKNGLGYTVVRTNMNSCDFSSDSYTYVEDHDTSLKTFNLAHDEKYKIPMIKEAQKAIGNNFTFYFSPWSPPAWMKSNKSLYKGGRLENQYYQTWADYYIKFIKEYEKRGINVWGLTVQNEPMATQSWESCIYTAEEEGEFLKNHLGPTLWKNGYKDKKVMIWDHNRDLIYQRATTTLGDPETSKYAHGIGYHWYETWNNKTQLFDNLAETHRAFPDKFLAFTEGCKEQFAMDRIYDVSLGELYSKNMLNDFNKGNALWTDWNILLDETGGPNHKGNFCFAPIIADTKTGEVFYTYEYYYIGHVSKYIKPNAQRIGSSSNRAALTSSAFMNENGQLVTVIMNDSDNDIETNLWIEGMAAKLNAPAHSIQTVIL, encoded by the coding sequence ATGAGAAAACTAATTGTAAGTTGTTTTGTAATCGGGATTGCCATCAATGTCAATGCCCAGAATTATTGGAAAAAGCATGAAGGAAAAACAGCTAAGGTCATTGTTACCAACTCTAAAGTGAATGAAAGAATGGTAGATAAAGGTCCCGTAAAATTTGAGCAGTTCGGACAGCCCAAAGAAACGGAAGCCTGTATTTTTGTAGCTCCTGGTTTTAAATATCAAAAGCTGATCGGAATTGGAGGGGCTATTACGGATGCATCCGCAGAGACATTTTATAAAATGCCAAAAAACAAACAAAAAGAAATTCTGGAGGCTTATTTTGGGAAAAATGGATTGGGATACACTGTGGTGCGTACCAATATGAACTCTTGTGACTTCTCCAGTGATTCCTATACCTATGTAGAAGATCATGATACTTCTTTGAAAACATTCAACCTTGCTCATGACGAAAAGTATAAAATTCCAATGATTAAGGAAGCTCAGAAGGCAATCGGAAACAATTTTACATTTTATTTCTCCCCATGGAGCCCACCGGCCTGGATGAAGTCCAATAAAAGTTTATACAAAGGAGGGAGATTGGAAAACCAATATTATCAGACCTGGGCAGATTATTATATTAAATTCATTAAAGAATACGAAAAAAGAGGAATTAATGTTTGGGGGTTAACCGTTCAGAATGAACCTATGGCGACCCAATCCTGGGAATCATGTATTTATACTGCTGAAGAAGAAGGGGAGTTTTTGAAAAACCACCTCGGTCCAACCCTTTGGAAAAACGGGTATAAAGATAAAAAAGTAATGATCTGGGATCACAACAGAGACCTGATCTATCAAAGAGCAACTACCACACTTGGTGATCCTGAAACTTCAAAGTATGCTCATGGAATCGGCTATCACTGGTATGAAACCTGGAATAATAAAACTCAGCTATTTGATAACCTCGCAGAAACCCACAGAGCTTTTCCGGATAAGTTCCTTGCTTTCACGGAAGGTTGTAAAGAACAGTTTGCTATGGACAGGATTTACGATGTAAGTCTTGGTGAACTGTACAGCAAAAATATGCTGAACGATTTTAATAAAGGAAATGCTTTATGGACAGACTGGAATATTCTTCTGGATGAAACCGGAGGCCCCAACCATAAAGGAAACTTTTGTTTTGCTCCTATCATTGCCGATACGAAAACAGGAGAGGTATTTTATACTTATGAGTATTACTACATCGGACACGTTTCAAAATACATCAAACCTAATGCTCAAAGGATAGGCTCATCTTCCAACAGAGCGGCATTGACATCTTCTGCTTTTATGAATGAAAACGGTCAGCTTGTTACTGTGATTATGAATGATTCCGATAATGATATCGAAACAAATCTTTGGATTGAAGGGATGGCAGCTAAGCTAAATGCCCCGGCACACTCTATACAAACCGTAATTTTATAA
- a CDS encoding family 16 glycosylhydrolase, translating to MNIKFRNTIQFCAAGILALFVSNCASNKADSGRKLIWSDEFNGKGHPDSLKWNYDVGGNGYGNDEAQFYTKNRLENARMENGNLVIEAKKENWENNAYTSARLLTKGKFSFQYGTIEVRAKLPKGRGTWPAIWMMSENMKKWPDDGELDIMEHVGFNPGYIHASVHTKKYNHILGTQKTDTLMVKDVSEKFHVYKADWTPEKIEVYIDDRKFFTYENKEKTYEAWPFDQPYFIILNLAVGGFWGGKEGIDENIFPQKYYIDYVRVYQNK from the coding sequence ATGAATATTAAATTTCGAAATACCATTCAATTTTGTGCAGCAGGAATATTAGCCTTATTTGTGTCGAATTGTGCTTCCAATAAAGCAGATTCCGGGAGAAAACTGATCTGGAGTGATGAATTTAACGGAAAAGGCCATCCGGATTCACTAAAATGGAACTACGATGTGGGTGGTAATGGCTATGGAAATGATGAAGCTCAGTTTTATACCAAAAACAGACTGGAAAATGCCCGTATGGAAAATGGAAACCTTGTTATTGAAGCTAAAAAAGAAAATTGGGAAAATAATGCATACACTTCTGCCAGACTTTTAACCAAAGGAAAATTTTCTTTTCAATATGGAACGATAGAAGTGCGTGCAAAGCTTCCGAAGGGCCGGGGAACATGGCCGGCGATCTGGATGATGAGTGAAAATATGAAAAAATGGCCGGATGATGGTGAACTTGACATTATGGAACATGTAGGATTTAATCCAGGATACATCCATGCTTCGGTACATACTAAAAAATACAATCATATTCTGGGAACTCAGAAGACAGATACTTTGATGGTAAAAGATGTAAGCGAAAAATTCCATGTGTATAAAGCAGATTGGACACCGGAAAAGATAGAGGTTTATATTGATGATCGGAAATTTTTCACATATGAAAATAAAGAAAAAACCTATGAAGCATGGCCTTTTGACCAGCCTTATTTTATCATTTTAAATCTGGCAGTAGGCGGTTTCTGGGGCGGAAAAGAGGGAATAGATGAGAATATCTTTCCACAAAAGTATTATATAGACTATGTAAGAGTCTATCAAAATAAATAA